In Silene latifolia isolate original U9 population chromosome X, ASM4854445v1, whole genome shotgun sequence, the following proteins share a genomic window:
- the LOC141620544 gene encoding uncharacterized protein LOC141620544: MLTIPCSIGGKVFARAMLDSGSSINVMPYSVYETLELPPLSKTNVVIQLADRSTIHPKGLVEDVVVEVDKFIFPADFYVLDIEPDSKATPLLLGRPFMRTYKTKLDMYDGNLTMEFEGKILKYNVYETMKKADDLSFCYFLDVIEPLANRVYQLSHRDPLEVALTNNIEKESLRFLLSHDVQKSIEALEKEEPYLRRKKK, encoded by the coding sequence atgctaactataccATGCTCAATTGGAGGTAAAGTttttgctagagctatgctagactcgggCTCCTCTATCAATGTAATGCCTTACTCCGTTTATGAGACCCTAGAATTGCCTCCCTTGTCTAAgaccaatgttgtgatccaattAGCGGACCGCTCTACGATTCACCCCAAAGGCCTTGTAGAAGATGTGGTAGTAGAGGTTGATAAGTTCATATTTCCGGCCGACTTTTATGTTTTAGACATAGAACCGGACTCCAAGGCTACACCCCTTTTGCTagggaggcctttcatgagaacctATAAAACAAAgcttgacatgtatgatggaaatttgaccatggaatttgaagggaaaaTTTTGAAGTATAATGTGTATGAGACAATGAAAAAAGCCGATGATTTGAGCTTTTGCTACTTTCTTGATGTAATTGAACCATTGGCAAATCGAGTCTACCAATTGagtcatagggacccacttgaagTGGCCCTTACTAACAATATCGAGAAGGAAAGtttgcggtttttgttgtctcatgatgtgcagaAAAGTATAGAAGCATTGGAGAAGGAAGAACCATATCTAAGGAGgaagaagaaatga